The Humulus lupulus chromosome 3, drHumLupu1.1, whole genome shotgun sequence genome window below encodes:
- the LOC133825131 gene encoding uncharacterized protein LOC133825131 — translation ELFVDLIELDMDDFDIILGMDWLTRYGATIDCRRRMVTFEPEGEAPFVFVGSVDGPRVPVISVLKARDLMQEGCIGFLASIVDSSKVAAVGPNETRVVCEFPDLFPADLPGLPPQREIEFVIELLTIKNKYPLPRIDDLFDQLQGSIVFSKIDLRSGYYQLRIRDEDIPKTAFRTRYGHYEFLVMSFGLTNAPAAFMDLMNRIFKDYLDKFVIVFIDDILGFSRIATPLTELTRKKTKFVWTDRCENSFKELKRRLITAPVLSLPTDNEKFVVYCDASRQGLGCVLMQAGKVIAYASRQLKEYEQRYPTHDLELAASLKYFFTQKDLNMRQRRWLELVKDYDCDILYHPGKANVVADALSRRGPGQLYSSRQISDRLAGEMTRAGIELVVGRLANITLQSTLLERIKEAQGKDPQLVERRENVLSGEWKWEDIAMDFVVGLPKTVGQHDSVWVIVDRYTKSAHFLPVKTTYTVEQYAELYVKEIVRLHGAPRSIVSDRDPTFTSKFWKSLQKAMGTQLRFSTAYHPQTDGQSERTIQILEDMLRACVLDFEGSWSKYLPLIEFSYNNSYQATIGVAPYEMLYGRKCRSPIHWDETGERRYLGPEMVQRTNEALEKIRARMLASQSRQKSYSDQKRRSVEFQVGDHVFLRVSPLRGVKRFGVRGKLSPRFVGPFEVLERIGEVAYRLAMPPALSGVHDVFHVSMLRKYVSDSTHVLSYENLELDRDLSYEEKPIQILDRKDKVLRSKTIPLVKVLWRNSKVEEATWELESDMRERHPE, via the exons gaattgtttgttgacctgattgaactagatatggacgattttgacataatactagggatggattggttgacgcgatatggagcaacaattgattgtaggcgacgaatggtgacctttgaaccggagggcgaggcaccctttgtgttcgtgggatcggtggatggaccgcgggtacctgtgatctcggtactaaaggctagagacctgatgcaagagggttgcataggattcctagcaagtatagtggattcctctaaggtggcggcagtgggaccgaatgaaaccagagtcgtctgcgagtttccagacttgtttccagcagatctgccggggttgccgccacagcgggagatcgagttcgtcattgagttg ctgaccatcaagaacaaatatccattgcctaggatcgacgatttatttgatcagcttcaagggagtatagtgttttcgaagattgatctccgatcaggctactatcaattgaggatcagagatgaggacataccaaagactgcatttcggactcggtatgggcattatgaatttctggttatgtcctttggattaaccaatgccccggcggcatttatggatttgatgaacagaatttttaaggattacttggataagtttgtgattgtgtttattgatgatatccta gggttctccagaattgctactccgttgacagaattgacaaggaagaagaccaagtttgtgtggacagatcgatgcgagaatagcttcaaagagctgaagcggcggttgattactgcaccagtgctgagcctgccaacggataatgagaagtttgtggtctactgtgacgcttccagacagggtctgggatgcgtgttgatgcaggctgggaaagtgatagcgtacgcatcaaggcaattaaaggagtacgagcagaggtatcccacgcatgacctggaattagctgca agtctaaagtatttctttacccagaaggacttgaacatgcgccagagacggtggcttgagctggtaaaggattacgattgtgatatcctataccatcctgggaaggctaatgtggtggctgacgcattgagccgaaggggcccaggacagttgtatagttcgaggcagatatctgacagactagcaggagagatgaccagagcaggtatagagctagtggttgggaggttagccaacattactcttcagtcaacactcctcgagaggattaaggaagcacagggaaaggacccccagttagttgagcgTAGAGAGAACGTCCtatcggga gagtggaaatgggaagatattgccatggactttgtggtaggattgccaaagaccgtgggtcagcatgactcggtatgggtgattgtggacaggtataccaagtccgcccacttcttacctgtgaagacgacttatactgtggagcagtatgcagagctttatgttaaggagatcgttcgacttcatggggctccgaggtcaatagtatccgacagagaccccactttcacttccaagttttggaagagcctgcagaaggcaatgggcacgcagcttcggtttagtaccgcttatcatcctcagacggatggacagtctgagaggacaattcaaatactggaggacatgttacgagcttgtgtcttggattttgagggatcttggagtaagtacctccctctgattgagttttcgtacaataacagttatcaggcgactatcggagtggctccgtatgagatgttgtatggtagaaaatgcagatcaccgattcactgggatgagacaggtgagagaaggtatttaggtcctgagatggttcagaggaccaatgaggcacttgagaaaattagagctcgtatgctcgcctcccagagtcgccagaagagttattcagatcagaaacgcaggagcgtagaatttcaggttggtgatcatgtattcctcagggtttcacccctgagaggagtaaaacgatttggcgttcggggcaagctgagtcccaggtttgttggcccatttgaggttctagaacgaattggggaggtggcttataggttagcaatgcctccagctttatcaggagttcatgacgtgtttcatgtgtccatgctccggaagtatgtttcggactctactcatgtgttgagctatgagaacttggagttggatcgggacttatcatacgaagaaaagcctattcagatccttgataggaaggacaaggtcttgaggagcaagaccatccccttggttaaagtattgtggagaaacagcaaggtcgaagaggcgacatgggaactggaatcagatatgcgggagcggcatcccgag